In Hevea brasiliensis isolate MT/VB/25A 57/8 chromosome 13, ASM3005281v1, whole genome shotgun sequence, a single genomic region encodes these proteins:
- the LOC110641548 gene encoding protein JINGUBANG-like codes for MLRQCIIESQKFNSYLHFPKHSCITTLKTPTPHISCLAVHNTFLYAASINEIYVFDLSNYTHIDTFTTNDPSSGFIKSIVFHNAKIFTAHQDCKIRVWQISHSKHHHLVSTLPTLKDRFRHFVLPRNYVSVRRHKKRLWIEHWDTVSGLAVHGGLMYSVSWDKSFKIWNVENNRCLESVLAHQDAVNAVAVSDNGTVYTGCADGLIRVWKKVGKERKHSLITTLDKHKSTLNALALNGDGSVLFSGGCDSIMVWERKEVNENEHQMVFAEALGDHAGAILCMLTVDDLLVSGSSDRTVRIWQKGKKNGYSCVVVLEGHERPVKSLVAVAGEGGYNNGSSSLSICSGSLDGEIKVWEVSTQT; via the coding sequence ATGCTTCGTCAATGTATTATTGAATCTCAAAAGTTCAATTCCTATCTCCATTTTCCTAAACACAGCTGCATCACCACTCTCAAAACCCCAACGCCGCATATCAGCTGTTTGGCAGTCCACAACACCTTCCTTTACGCAGCCTCAATCAATGAAATCTATGTCTTTGATTTATCTAACTATACCCATATTGATACATTTACTACCAATGACCCATCTTCCGGCTTCATCAAATCCATAGTATTCCACAACGCTAAAATCTTCACAGCCCATCAGGACTGCAAGATCAGAGTCTGGCAAATCTCTCACTCCAAACACCATCACCTTGTGTCCACTCTCCCTACTCTTAAAGACCGGTTTCGCCATTTCGTGTTGCCGAGAAACTACGTTAGCGTTAGGCGTCACAAGAAGCGGCTTTGGATCGAACACTGGGATACAGTTTCTGGGTTAGCTGTGCATGGAGGGTTAATGTACTCAGTTTCTTGGGATAAGAGTTTCAAGATATGGAATGTTGAAAATAATCGGTGTTTAGAGTCAGTATTAGCCCATCAAGATGCTGTTAATGCAGTGGCCGTGTCCGATAATGGGACTGTTTACACAGGTTGTGCTGATGGgttaattagggtttggaagaagGTGGGCAAGGAGAGAAAGCACAGCTTGATTACTACCTTAGACAAGCATAAATCAACACTGAATGCACTTGCATTGAACGGTGATGGATCAGTGCTATTCTCCGGTGGCTGTGATTCGATCATGGTGTGGGAAAGGAAGGAAGTAAATGAAAATGAACATCAGATGGTGTTTGCGGAGGCATTGGGGGATCATGCGGGGGCAATATTATGCATGTTGACTGTAGATGATTTGCTGGTGAGTGGGTCATCAGATCGGACGGTgaggatttggcaaaaagggaaaAAGAATGGGTATAGTTGCGTGGTAGTTTTGGAGGGGCATGAAAGGCCAGTTAAGTCGCTTGTGGCAGTTGCAGGAGAAGGTGGGTATAATAATGGCAGTTCGTCCTTGTCGATTTGTAGTGGAAGTCTTGATGGGGAGATCAAAGTATGGGAGGTCTCAACTCAAACCTAA